The proteins below are encoded in one region of Manis pentadactyla isolate mManPen7 chromosome 2, mManPen7.hap1, whole genome shotgun sequence:
- the SLC26A2 gene encoding sulfate transporter isoform X2 — translation MSLESKGRHDLPSRDPGEGSVQCSPPSRTHLGLERESRMTSHGSTVDQTPYRICDRSCCAITVGSTITFIAGVYQVAMGFFQVGFVSIYLSDALLSGFVTGASFTILTSQAKYLLGLKLPRSNGVGSLITTWINIFRNIHKTNLCDLCTSFLCLLVLLPTKELNEHFKSKLKAPIPTELIVIVAATLASHFGKLNEKYNISIAGHIPTGFMPPKAPDWNLIPSVAIDAIAISIIGFAITVSLSEMFAKKHGYTVKANQEMYAIGLCNIIPSFFHCFTTSAALAKTLVKESTGCQTQLSSVVTALVLLLVLLVIAPLFYSLQKSVLGVITIVNLRGALCKFRDLPKMWRVSRVDTVIWFVTMLSSALISTEIGLLIGVCFSMFCVILRTQKPKISLLGSVEESELFESVSAYKNLQDKPDIKIFRFVAPLYYINKEYFKSALYKKTVNPILVKAAWKKAAKKIKKETATFSGVQDEVSVQLSHDPLELHTIVIDCSAIQFLDTAGIHTLKEVRRDYEAIGIRVLLAQCNPSVRDSLAWGEYYKKEEDNLLFYSVYEAVAFAEELQNHKGICTPNSLSLSTE, via the exons ATGTCTTTGGAAAGCAAAGGGCGACATGACCTTCCATCTAGAGACCCTGGTGAAGGAAGTGTCCAGTGCAGTCCTCCGTCTAGGACCCATCTGGGGCTTGAAAGGGAATCAA GGATGACTTCACATGGGAGCACAGTAGACCAGACACCATATAGGATATGTGACAGAAGTTGCTGTGCAATTACAGTTGGCAGCACTATAACCTTTATCGCTGGAGTTTATCAG GTAGCGATGGGCTTCTTTCAAGTGGGCTTTGTTTCTATCTACCTCTCAGATGCCTTGCTGAGCGGATTTGTCACTGGTGCCTCCTTCACTATTCTTACATCTCAGGCCAAGTACCTCCTTGGGCTCAAACTTCCTCGGAGCAACGGTGTGGGCTCACTGATCACTACTTGGATAAACATCTTCAGAAACATCCATAAGACCAATCTCTGTGATCTCTGCACCAGCTTTTTGTGCCTTCTGGTTCTTTTGCCAACCAAGGAACTCAATGAGCACTTCAAGTCCAAGCTTAAGGCACCGATTCCTACTGAACTCATTGTCATTGTGGCAGCCACATTAGCCTCTCATTTTGGAAAACTCAATGAGAAATATAATATCAGTATTGCTGGGCATATTCCCACTGGATTTATGCCACCCAAAGCACCGGACTGGAACTTGATTCCTAGTGTGGCTATAGATGCAATAGCTATCTCTATCATTGGCTTTGCAATCACTGTATCACTTTCTGAGATGTTTGCCAAGAAACATGGCTATACAGTCAAAGCGAATCAGGAAATGTATGCCATTGGCTTATGCAATATCATCCCTTCCTTCTTCCACTGTTTCACTACTAGTGCAGCTCTTGCAAAGACACTGGTTAAAGAATCAACAGGCTGCCAAACTCAGCTTTCCAGTGTGGTGACAGCGCTGGTGCTTCTGTTGGTCCTCCTGGTAATAGCTCCTTTATTCTATTCCCTTCAGAAAAGTGTCCTTGGTGTGATCACTATTGTCAATCTCCGGGGAGCCCTATGTAAATTTAGGGATCTTCCCAAGATGTGGAGGGTTAGCAGGGTGGATACAGTTATCTGGTTTGTTACTATGCTGTCCTCTGCATTGATAAGTACTGAAATAGGCCTGCTCATTGGGGTTTGTTTTTCTATGTTTTGTGTCATCCTCCGCACTCAAAAGCCAAAGATTTCATTGCTTGGCTCAGTGGAAGAGTCTGAACTCTTTGAATCCGTGTCTGCTTACAAGAACCTTCAGGATAAGCCAGACATCAAAATTTTCCGCTTTGTAGCCCCTCTTTACTACATAAACAAGGAATATTTTAAATCTGCTTTATATAAAAAGACTGTCAACCCAATCTTAGTAAAGGCAGCTTGGAAAAAGGCAGCAAAGAAGATCAAAAAGGAAACAGCGACTTTCAGTGGGGTCCAGGATGAAGTTTCAGTGCAACTTTCTCATGACCCCTTGGAGCTCCATACCATAGTGATTGACTGCAGTGCAATACAGTTTTTAGATACAGCAGGGATCCATACACTGAAAGAAGTTCGCAGGGATTATGAAGCCATTGGCATCCGGGTTCTGCTGGCTCAATGTAATCCCTCTGTGAGGGATTCTCTGGCCTGGGGAGAGTACTACAAAAAGGAAGAAGACAACCTTCTCTTTTATAGTGTATATGAAGCAGTGGCTTTTGCAGAAGAATTGCAAAATCATAAAGGAATATGTACTCCCAACAGTCTGAGTCTTTCCACTGAGTAG
- the SLC26A2 gene encoding sulfate transporter isoform X1 yields the protein MSLESKGRHDLPSRDPGEGSVQCSPPSRTHLGLERESSTDFKQFEANDQFRPYPRIHMEPQEKSNINFKQFVIKKLQKSCQCNPSKAKKMIFGFLPVLHWLPKYDLKKNILGDLMSGLIVGILLVPQSIAYSLLAGQEPIYGLYTSFFASIIYFLLGTSHHISVGIFGILCLMIGEVVERELHKAGCDTAHIDSSLGMTSHGSTVDQTPYRICDRSCCAITVGSTITFIAGVYQVAMGFFQVGFVSIYLSDALLSGFVTGASFTILTSQAKYLLGLKLPRSNGVGSLITTWINIFRNIHKTNLCDLCTSFLCLLVLLPTKELNEHFKSKLKAPIPTELIVIVAATLASHFGKLNEKYNISIAGHIPTGFMPPKAPDWNLIPSVAIDAIAISIIGFAITVSLSEMFAKKHGYTVKANQEMYAIGLCNIIPSFFHCFTTSAALAKTLVKESTGCQTQLSSVVTALVLLLVLLVIAPLFYSLQKSVLGVITIVNLRGALCKFRDLPKMWRVSRVDTVIWFVTMLSSALISTEIGLLIGVCFSMFCVILRTQKPKISLLGSVEESELFESVSAYKNLQDKPDIKIFRFVAPLYYINKEYFKSALYKKTVNPILVKAAWKKAAKKIKKETATFSGVQDEVSVQLSHDPLELHTIVIDCSAIQFLDTAGIHTLKEVRRDYEAIGIRVLLAQCNPSVRDSLAWGEYYKKEEDNLLFYSVYEAVAFAEELQNHKGICTPNSLSLSTE from the exons ATGTCTTTGGAAAGCAAAGGGCGACATGACCTTCCATCTAGAGACCCTGGTGAAGGAAGTGTCCAGTGCAGTCCTCCGTCTAGGACCCATCTGGGGCTTGAAAGGGAATCAAGTACTGACTTCAAGCAATTTGAGGCCAATGATCAATTCAGACCTTATCCTAGGATCCATATGGAGCCTCAAGAGAAATCAAATATTAACTTCAAGCAATTTGTCATAAAAAAACTACAGAAGAGTTGCCAGTGCAACCCATCCAAAGCCAAAAAGATGATTTTTGGTTTCCTTCCTGTTTTACATTGGCTCCCAAAATATGAcctgaaaaaaaacattttaggaGATTTGATGTCTGGCTTGATTGTGGGCATCTTATTGGTGCCCCAGTCCATTGCTTATTCCCTCTTGGCTGGCCAAGAACCTATTTATGGTCTGTACACATCTTTTTTTGCCAGcatcatttattttctattggGTACCTCCCATCACATCTCTGTGGGCATCTTTGGGATTCTGTGCCTTATGATTGGTGAGGTAGTTGAACGAGAACTGCACAAAGCTGGCTGTGACACGGCTCACATTGATTCTTCTTTAGGGATGACTTCACATGGGAGCACAGTAGACCAGACACCATATAGGATATGTGACAGAAGTTGCTGTGCAATTACAGTTGGCAGCACTATAACCTTTATCGCTGGAGTTTATCAG GTAGCGATGGGCTTCTTTCAAGTGGGCTTTGTTTCTATCTACCTCTCAGATGCCTTGCTGAGCGGATTTGTCACTGGTGCCTCCTTCACTATTCTTACATCTCAGGCCAAGTACCTCCTTGGGCTCAAACTTCCTCGGAGCAACGGTGTGGGCTCACTGATCACTACTTGGATAAACATCTTCAGAAACATCCATAAGACCAATCTCTGTGATCTCTGCACCAGCTTTTTGTGCCTTCTGGTTCTTTTGCCAACCAAGGAACTCAATGAGCACTTCAAGTCCAAGCTTAAGGCACCGATTCCTACTGAACTCATTGTCATTGTGGCAGCCACATTAGCCTCTCATTTTGGAAAACTCAATGAGAAATATAATATCAGTATTGCTGGGCATATTCCCACTGGATTTATGCCACCCAAAGCACCGGACTGGAACTTGATTCCTAGTGTGGCTATAGATGCAATAGCTATCTCTATCATTGGCTTTGCAATCACTGTATCACTTTCTGAGATGTTTGCCAAGAAACATGGCTATACAGTCAAAGCGAATCAGGAAATGTATGCCATTGGCTTATGCAATATCATCCCTTCCTTCTTCCACTGTTTCACTACTAGTGCAGCTCTTGCAAAGACACTGGTTAAAGAATCAACAGGCTGCCAAACTCAGCTTTCCAGTGTGGTGACAGCGCTGGTGCTTCTGTTGGTCCTCCTGGTAATAGCTCCTTTATTCTATTCCCTTCAGAAAAGTGTCCTTGGTGTGATCACTATTGTCAATCTCCGGGGAGCCCTATGTAAATTTAGGGATCTTCCCAAGATGTGGAGGGTTAGCAGGGTGGATACAGTTATCTGGTTTGTTACTATGCTGTCCTCTGCATTGATAAGTACTGAAATAGGCCTGCTCATTGGGGTTTGTTTTTCTATGTTTTGTGTCATCCTCCGCACTCAAAAGCCAAAGATTTCATTGCTTGGCTCAGTGGAAGAGTCTGAACTCTTTGAATCCGTGTCTGCTTACAAGAACCTTCAGGATAAGCCAGACATCAAAATTTTCCGCTTTGTAGCCCCTCTTTACTACATAAACAAGGAATATTTTAAATCTGCTTTATATAAAAAGACTGTCAACCCAATCTTAGTAAAGGCAGCTTGGAAAAAGGCAGCAAAGAAGATCAAAAAGGAAACAGCGACTTTCAGTGGGGTCCAGGATGAAGTTTCAGTGCAACTTTCTCATGACCCCTTGGAGCTCCATACCATAGTGATTGACTGCAGTGCAATACAGTTTTTAGATACAGCAGGGATCCATACACTGAAAGAAGTTCGCAGGGATTATGAAGCCATTGGCATCCGGGTTCTGCTGGCTCAATGTAATCCCTCTGTGAGGGATTCTCTGGCCTGGGGAGAGTACTACAAAAAGGAAGAAGACAACCTTCTCTTTTATAGTGTATATGAAGCAGTGGCTTTTGCAGAAGAATTGCAAAATCATAAAGGAATATGTACTCCCAACAGTCTGAGTCTTTCCACTGAGTAG
- the SLC26A2 gene encoding sulfate transporter isoform X3 has protein sequence MTSHGSTVDQTPYRICDRSCCAITVGSTITFIAGVYQVAMGFFQVGFVSIYLSDALLSGFVTGASFTILTSQAKYLLGLKLPRSNGVGSLITTWINIFRNIHKTNLCDLCTSFLCLLVLLPTKELNEHFKSKLKAPIPTELIVIVAATLASHFGKLNEKYNISIAGHIPTGFMPPKAPDWNLIPSVAIDAIAISIIGFAITVSLSEMFAKKHGYTVKANQEMYAIGLCNIIPSFFHCFTTSAALAKTLVKESTGCQTQLSSVVTALVLLLVLLVIAPLFYSLQKSVLGVITIVNLRGALCKFRDLPKMWRVSRVDTVIWFVTMLSSALISTEIGLLIGVCFSMFCVILRTQKPKISLLGSVEESELFESVSAYKNLQDKPDIKIFRFVAPLYYINKEYFKSALYKKTVNPILVKAAWKKAAKKIKKETATFSGVQDEVSVQLSHDPLELHTIVIDCSAIQFLDTAGIHTLKEVRRDYEAIGIRVLLAQCNPSVRDSLAWGEYYKKEEDNLLFYSVYEAVAFAEELQNHKGICTPNSLSLSTE, from the exons ATGACTTCACATGGGAGCACAGTAGACCAGACACCATATAGGATATGTGACAGAAGTTGCTGTGCAATTACAGTTGGCAGCACTATAACCTTTATCGCTGGAGTTTATCAG GTAGCGATGGGCTTCTTTCAAGTGGGCTTTGTTTCTATCTACCTCTCAGATGCCTTGCTGAGCGGATTTGTCACTGGTGCCTCCTTCACTATTCTTACATCTCAGGCCAAGTACCTCCTTGGGCTCAAACTTCCTCGGAGCAACGGTGTGGGCTCACTGATCACTACTTGGATAAACATCTTCAGAAACATCCATAAGACCAATCTCTGTGATCTCTGCACCAGCTTTTTGTGCCTTCTGGTTCTTTTGCCAACCAAGGAACTCAATGAGCACTTCAAGTCCAAGCTTAAGGCACCGATTCCTACTGAACTCATTGTCATTGTGGCAGCCACATTAGCCTCTCATTTTGGAAAACTCAATGAGAAATATAATATCAGTATTGCTGGGCATATTCCCACTGGATTTATGCCACCCAAAGCACCGGACTGGAACTTGATTCCTAGTGTGGCTATAGATGCAATAGCTATCTCTATCATTGGCTTTGCAATCACTGTATCACTTTCTGAGATGTTTGCCAAGAAACATGGCTATACAGTCAAAGCGAATCAGGAAATGTATGCCATTGGCTTATGCAATATCATCCCTTCCTTCTTCCACTGTTTCACTACTAGTGCAGCTCTTGCAAAGACACTGGTTAAAGAATCAACAGGCTGCCAAACTCAGCTTTCCAGTGTGGTGACAGCGCTGGTGCTTCTGTTGGTCCTCCTGGTAATAGCTCCTTTATTCTATTCCCTTCAGAAAAGTGTCCTTGGTGTGATCACTATTGTCAATCTCCGGGGAGCCCTATGTAAATTTAGGGATCTTCCCAAGATGTGGAGGGTTAGCAGGGTGGATACAGTTATCTGGTTTGTTACTATGCTGTCCTCTGCATTGATAAGTACTGAAATAGGCCTGCTCATTGGGGTTTGTTTTTCTATGTTTTGTGTCATCCTCCGCACTCAAAAGCCAAAGATTTCATTGCTTGGCTCAGTGGAAGAGTCTGAACTCTTTGAATCCGTGTCTGCTTACAAGAACCTTCAGGATAAGCCAGACATCAAAATTTTCCGCTTTGTAGCCCCTCTTTACTACATAAACAAGGAATATTTTAAATCTGCTTTATATAAAAAGACTGTCAACCCAATCTTAGTAAAGGCAGCTTGGAAAAAGGCAGCAAAGAAGATCAAAAAGGAAACAGCGACTTTCAGTGGGGTCCAGGATGAAGTTTCAGTGCAACTTTCTCATGACCCCTTGGAGCTCCATACCATAGTGATTGACTGCAGTGCAATACAGTTTTTAGATACAGCAGGGATCCATACACTGAAAGAAGTTCGCAGGGATTATGAAGCCATTGGCATCCGGGTTCTGCTGGCTCAATGTAATCCCTCTGTGAGGGATTCTCTGGCCTGGGGAGAGTACTACAAAAAGGAAGAAGACAACCTTCTCTTTTATAGTGTATATGAAGCAGTGGCTTTTGCAGAAGAATTGCAAAATCATAAAGGAATATGTACTCCCAACAGTCTGAGTCTTTCCACTGAGTAG